From Amphritea atlantica, a single genomic window includes:
- a CDS encoding SIS domain-containing protein has protein sequence MVLQDRVISLFHNSMEVNAQTIEEYTPLISHAGELLLSCLMSENKILCCGNGGSAALSQHFSSLLMNQFRHERPGLPAISLSADGSALTGIAHDDQFNEVFSKQVRALGQPGDLLLILSNDGRAANLVQAIQAAHDRDMLVIALTGGTNDNIHSLLLPDEVEFCIPADDPALIFGAQTLILHALCDLIDYQLFGGE, from the coding sequence ATGGTACTTCAAGACCGAGTTATTAGCCTGTTCCATAACAGCATGGAGGTTAATGCCCAAACCATCGAAGAATACACACCTCTGATCTCTCATGCCGGCGAGCTGCTGCTGAGCTGCCTGATGTCAGAAAATAAGATCCTTTGCTGCGGCAATGGTGGCAGCGCAGCACTTTCTCAGCATTTTAGCAGCTTACTGATGAATCAGTTTCGTCATGAGCGACCGGGACTACCGGCTATATCCCTCAGCGCCGATGGCTCAGCACTGACCGGCATCGCCCATGATGATCAGTTTAATGAGGTGTTCTCCAAGCAGGTCCGCGCGCTCGGCCAGCCAGGCGATCTGCTACTGATACTCTCGAATGACGGGCGCGCAGCAAATCTGGTCCAGGCGATTCAGGCAGCACATGACCGCGATATGCTGGTAATTGCGCTCACCGGGGGAACTAATGACAACATTCACTCTCTATTACTCCCGGACGAGGTCGAATTTTGCATCCCGGCAGATGATCCGGCGCTTATTTTTGGCGCCCAGACGTTGATTCTGCACGCCCTGTGCGACCTGATAGACTACCAACTTTTTGGCGGAGAATAA
- the rsmI gene encoding 16S rRNA (cytidine(1402)-2'-O)-methyltransferase: MSEAVLYVVATPIGNLEDMTPRALRVLESVALIAAEDTRHSGRLLSHFNIKTPMIAVHDHNERQQQQKIIEKLQRGDDIALISDAGTPLISDPGFVLVREVRSAGFRVVPLPGCCALIAALCASGVPSDRFAFEGFPPAKSQQRVNFYTALAAENRTLMFYESPHRIIDSLKDIVTAFGADRPIAIARELTKTFETFISGAAAEVLAKVEADPNQRKGEFVLMIEGAPQQDDSLLDPRSSEVLDILLEELSVKQASALAAKITGVKKKVMYQAALDRK; this comes from the coding sequence ATGTCCGAAGCAGTTTTGTATGTAGTCGCAACGCCGATTGGCAATTTAGAAGATATGACGCCGCGCGCGCTCCGTGTACTGGAGTCGGTTGCATTAATTGCGGCTGAAGATACCCGCCATAGTGGCCGTTTGCTGTCACATTTTAATATCAAAACGCCGATGATAGCAGTTCATGACCATAATGAACGCCAGCAGCAGCAAAAAATTATTGAAAAATTACAGCGGGGGGATGATATCGCCCTTATTTCTGACGCCGGGACGCCGCTGATTTCTGATCCGGGATTTGTGCTGGTGCGGGAGGTGAGGTCTGCCGGGTTCAGGGTTGTGCCGCTTCCCGGGTGTTGTGCGCTGATTGCTGCGCTTTGTGCGTCAGGCGTGCCGTCTGATCGTTTTGCTTTTGAAGGCTTTCCACCGGCTAAATCCCAGCAGCGGGTTAATTTTTATACTGCGCTGGCGGCTGAAAACCGGACGCTAATGTTTTATGAGTCGCCCCACCGGATTATTGATAGTTTAAAAGACATTGTTACGGCGTTTGGTGCCGATCGTCCTATCGCGATTGCCCGGGAGTTGACCAAAACGTTTGAGACGTTTATCAGCGGTGCCGCCGCAGAGGTTCTGGCGAAGGTCGAGGCTGATCCTAATCAGCGTAAGGGGGAGTTTGTGTTGATGATTGAGGGGGCGCCTCAGCAGGATGATAGTCTGCTTGATCCCCGCAGCAGTGAGGTGCTGGATATTCTGCTGGAGGAGCTTTCGGTCAAGCAGGCGAGTGCGCTGGCGGCAAAAATCACCGGGGTCAAAAAGAAGGTGATGTATCAGGCGGCTCTGGATCGTAAATAA
- a CDS encoding ClpXP protease specificity-enhancing factor: protein MQSSRGYLLRALNEWILDSGWTPHLVIDAEIQGVMVPQQFISDGQIVLNVAPSAVQGLTIENDAVSFSARFGGVPMNVFAPMVAVMAIYARENGQGMGFGAEPGVEALYSDEPDNDPPPEDPKPKPKSRASLKVVK from the coding sequence ATGCAATCAAGTCGTGGATATCTTCTCCGTGCGTTGAATGAGTGGATTCTGGACAGTGGCTGGACACCTCATCTGGTTATCGATGCTGAGATCCAGGGGGTGATGGTACCGCAGCAGTTCATCAGTGATGGTCAGATCGTTCTGAATGTCGCTCCGAGTGCTGTGCAGGGGCTAACGATTGAGAATGATGCTGTCAGCTTCAGCGCGCGCTTCGGTGGCGTGCCGATGAATGTATTTGCACCCATGGTTGCAGTGATGGCGATTTATGCCCGTGAGAATGGTCAGGGGATGGGGTTTGGCGCTGAGCCGGGTGTTGAGGCCTTGTATAGTGATGAACCTGATAATGATCCTCCGCCAGAAGATCCAAAGCCAAAACCGAAGAGTCGTGCCTCTTTAAAAGTTGTTAAGTAA
- a CDS encoding penicillin-binding protein 2 codes for MSDEQDFQARAARGWRLWLVFLLLFLIAAAIAGKMLSLNVQEQAFLKRQGDARVLRTAVIPAHRGMISDRNGLPLSVSAPVSTVWMNPKEFDLQNASINKLATLTDTNKTALLKRVAQFRDKQFIYLKRQMTPNQAEQVEGLHIPGVYVDREYKRFYPAAEVATHLVGFTSVDGVGQEGIELAFEDWLQGVPGKKLVMRDLLGRTVKHIRELEPMAQGKDLQLSIDLRLQYLAYRELKAAVQAHKADSAAMVVLDVHTGEVLAMVNQPSYNPNDRSNLGSDMKSLRNRAVTDTFEPGSTMKPLTIAAALMSGKYTQDSVIDTSPGYIRVKGNTIRDHRNYGELDLGRIITKSSNVGVTKLALSMHGDAVRNVFQNVGLGQVPGTGFPGEQPGVLPYLSERQLVERATMAYGYGLSVTPLQLAQAYLPFATGGLVRHVSLLKLDRPEPGTRVMPEKVAREVLEMMETVTQSGGTGRRAAIEGYRVGGKTGTVHKVGTGGYEDDQYVSIFAGVAPIDNPEIVAVVMVDNPKGQEYYGGEVAAPLFSRVVGGALRMLNVAPDNWQPVKTQMVMK; via the coding sequence ATGAGCGATGAGCAGGACTTTCAAGCTCGTGCTGCAAGGGGCTGGCGCTTATGGCTGGTGTTTTTGCTGCTGTTTCTGATTGCAGCAGCCATTGCCGGTAAGATGCTGTCACTGAATGTTCAGGAGCAGGCGTTTCTGAAGCGTCAGGGGGATGCCCGGGTTCTGCGTACTGCTGTCATTCCTGCTCATCGGGGTATGATCAGCGACCGTAACGGGCTGCCGCTGTCTGTGAGTGCACCGGTCTCAACGGTATGGATGAATCCGAAAGAGTTTGATCTGCAAAATGCTTCGATCAATAAGCTGGCGACTCTGACCGACACCAATAAAACCGCTCTGCTGAAGCGGGTAGCGCAGTTCCGCGATAAGCAGTTTATCTATCTGAAACGGCAGATGACGCCGAATCAGGCGGAACAGGTCGAAGGTCTTCATATACCCGGAGTCTATGTTGATCGTGAGTATAAACGTTTCTATCCCGCTGCTGAGGTTGCTACCCATTTGGTAGGTTTTACCAGTGTTGATGGCGTAGGGCAGGAAGGCATTGAGTTGGCGTTCGAGGACTGGTTACAGGGTGTGCCGGGCAAAAAACTGGTGATGCGGGATCTGCTCGGACGCACAGTGAAGCATATCCGTGAGCTGGAGCCGATGGCTCAGGGTAAGGATTTGCAGTTGAGTATTGATCTGCGGCTACAGTATCTGGCGTATCGTGAGCTTAAAGCGGCGGTGCAGGCCCATAAGGCCGATTCAGCCGCGATGGTAGTGCTTGATGTACATACGGGTGAAGTGCTGGCGATGGTTAATCAGCCCTCTTACAACCCGAATGACCGGAGTAATCTTGGCAGTGATATGAAATCACTGCGAAACCGGGCGGTGACAGACACTTTTGAGCCGGGTTCCACCATGAAGCCGCTGACGATCGCTGCCGCGCTGATGAGTGGGAAGTATACCCAGGATAGTGTGATCGATACCTCGCCGGGCTATATCCGGGTGAAAGGCAATACGATCCGTGATCATCGTAATTATGGTGAGCTCGATCTGGGACGCATTATTACCAAGTCCAGTAACGTCGGGGTTACCAAGCTGGCGCTGAGTATGCACGGTGATGCTGTGCGTAACGTGTTCCAGAATGTTGGTCTGGGTCAGGTGCCCGGTACCGGATTTCCCGGAGAGCAGCCAGGCGTGTTGCCATATCTGTCAGAAAGGCAGCTTGTCGAGCGTGCCACCATGGCCTATGGCTATGGTCTCTCAGTAACACCACTGCAGCTGGCACAGGCGTATCTGCCATTTGCAACCGGTGGTCTGGTGCGGCATGTATCGCTGCTGAAGCTTGACCGGCCGGAGCCGGGTACCCGGGTCATGCCTGAAAAGGTGGCCCGTGAGGTTCTGGAAATGATGGAAACGGTAACTCAGAGTGGTGGCACCGGGCGTCGTGCAGCCATTGAGGGTTATCGGGTTGGGGGTAAGACCGGTACGGTGCATAAGGTCGGAACCGGAGGCTATGAGGACGATCAGTACGTGTCCATTTTTGCCGGTGTGGCACCGATTGATAATCCTGAAATCGTCGCCGTGGTTATGGTTGATAATCCGAAAGGACAGGAGTACTACGGTGGTGAAGTGGCTGCGCCGCTGTTTTCGCGGGTGGTCGGCGGTGCACTGAGAATGTTGAATGTGGCACCGGATAACTGGCAGCCCGTGAAGACTCAGATGGTGATGAAATGA
- a CDS encoding YraN family protein, whose protein sequence is MDRQQIGRDAEQRALNYLKQKGLKLISRNYHCRFGEIDLIMQDGGQLVFIEVRSRRHTLWGGAGLSVDFRKQKKLIKTASYFLSQQKSSNLPVCRFDVIAFEANRENGSGDSCPIWYKDAFRPEATF, encoded by the coding sequence ATGGACAGACAGCAGATCGGCAGGGACGCCGAACAGAGAGCATTGAACTACCTGAAACAAAAAGGCCTTAAACTGATCAGCAGGAACTACCACTGCCGTTTTGGCGAAATTGATCTGATTATGCAGGATGGCGGACAACTGGTATTCATTGAGGTACGCAGCCGGCGCCACACCCTCTGGGGCGGCGCCGGACTCTCTGTCGATTTCCGAAAACAGAAGAAATTAATAAAAACAGCCAGTTACTTTCTCAGCCAGCAAAAAAGCAGTAACCTGCCTGTATGCCGGTTTGATGTAATAGCATTTGAAGCCAATAGGGAGAACGGGAGTGGAGATTCCTGCCCTATATGGTATAAAGACGCCTTCAGACCTGAAGCCACTTTCTGA
- a CDS encoding BON domain-containing protein → MKRIAVLILAGLLSSGCSTVVSSFKEEPIKENPTDRTTGSFVDDELIEIKSNVNISKGSVELSSSHVNVTSFNGIVLLTGQVATEESRMEAEQIVSQVRKIRRIHNELTVTSPTSTLTRASDTWITAKIKANMIGDKQVDATQIKVVTENGVVYLMGLVTRAQADNAIRIVRSVNGIQKIVKIFEYID, encoded by the coding sequence ATGAAACGGATAGCTGTTCTGATTCTTGCAGGCCTGTTAAGCAGCGGCTGCTCAACTGTTGTCAGCAGTTTCAAAGAGGAACCGATAAAAGAGAATCCCACTGACCGCACCACCGGCAGCTTTGTCGATGACGAGCTCATTGAGATCAAATCGAATGTTAATATCAGCAAAGGCTCCGTAGAGCTCAGCAGCAGCCACGTCAACGTCACCAGCTTTAACGGCATCGTCCTGCTCACCGGACAGGTTGCCACCGAAGAGAGCCGTATGGAAGCTGAACAGATTGTCAGCCAGGTGCGCAAAATACGCCGCATCCACAATGAACTGACAGTTACCAGCCCCACTTCAACACTAACCCGCGCCAGCGACACCTGGATCACCGCCAAGATCAAAGCCAATATGATTGGCGACAAGCAGGTCGATGCCACTCAGATTAAAGTTGTGACTGAAAATGGCGTCGTTTATCTGATGGGACTGGTCACCCGTGCCCAGGCAGACAACGCCATCCGTATTGTGCGCAGCGTTAACGGTATTCAGAAAATTGTTAAAATCTTTGAGTATATCGATTAA
- a CDS encoding penicillin-binding protein activator, with product MTFPSRLSLMLTASMVLFLNGCGSQQGNIATQISDNPMQQVAELIQQAETAAPIKSAQLKAEAARILILQDRQEDASRLLNEIDMQRLTPALQFEISELKARTALEQQDGQSALRYLQQLSPETTKNLLPEQQYQIGEMQADAYRYQQEPLSELQQLIQLSSYSPADKAQALHNRIWTLLIQLPTHQLQQLSLRPDNSYYQQGWYELALAATSAQDLSQQNKLMQQWEILWQSHPAQQTPPEALLAAAVTDTLSAEHIALYLPMSGSLEKPAEAISTGFMTAYYNAVKAGRTSARITQLDSTRITSPEQLYQLAEERGIDLIIGPLEKEMVESLINFGPAPIPTLTLNTAPGSQQTNVYQFGLAIEDEAIQAAEQAWQDQKKQVLIYTPDNDWGTRSAIAFRQHFTALGGTILDSYTYGSDANYSEQIATLLGTEKSNERNTQLTRIIGERPEFESRRRQDVDAIFLSALPQTARQIKPTLAFHYAGNIPVYATSQIYSGTESAIEDQDLNGIRFVATPWLSSPPSSAHLQLAQLRDNTESRFGRLYALGIDAFNLFPYLAQLSATPSARVEGETGSLSIGRDNQIVRTLNWVTFKQGIAQPINGNN from the coding sequence ATGACGTTTCCAAGCCGCCTGTCTCTGATGCTGACCGCCAGCATGGTACTTTTTCTTAACGGCTGCGGTTCCCAACAGGGCAACATCGCAACACAAATCTCTGACAACCCCATGCAGCAGGTTGCTGAGCTGATTCAGCAAGCGGAAACCGCCGCGCCGATCAAAAGCGCTCAGCTAAAAGCAGAAGCGGCCCGAATCCTGATCCTGCAGGACCGGCAAGAAGACGCCTCACGCCTGCTGAATGAGATTGACATGCAACGCCTGACCCCCGCACTGCAGTTCGAAATATCTGAATTGAAGGCACGCACCGCCCTGGAACAGCAAGATGGACAAAGCGCCCTGCGCTACCTGCAGCAGCTATCACCTGAAACCACCAAAAACCTGCTGCCTGAGCAGCAATACCAGATAGGCGAAATGCAGGCAGATGCATACCGCTACCAGCAAGAGCCGCTCAGCGAACTACAACAGCTGATCCAGCTAAGCAGCTACAGTCCGGCAGACAAAGCCCAGGCGCTCCACAACCGGATATGGACACTACTGATCCAGCTACCAACGCATCAGCTACAGCAACTGAGCCTGCGACCCGACAACAGCTACTATCAACAGGGCTGGTATGAACTCGCTCTGGCTGCGACCAGCGCACAGGACCTGAGCCAACAAAACAAACTGATGCAGCAATGGGAGATCCTCTGGCAATCGCACCCGGCGCAGCAAACGCCACCAGAAGCCCTTCTGGCAGCCGCCGTTACCGACACCCTCAGTGCCGAGCATATAGCACTCTATCTGCCGATGAGTGGCAGCCTGGAAAAACCTGCAGAAGCAATCTCAACAGGATTTATGACCGCTTATTACAATGCGGTGAAAGCAGGCAGAACCAGCGCCAGAATCACCCAGCTCGATTCCACCAGAATCACCTCCCCGGAGCAGCTTTACCAACTGGCAGAGGAAAGAGGGATAGACCTGATCATCGGCCCGCTGGAGAAAGAGATGGTAGAAAGCCTGATCAACTTTGGACCAGCCCCTATTCCAACACTGACACTTAACACTGCCCCAGGCAGCCAGCAAACCAATGTTTACCAATTTGGCCTTGCCATAGAAGATGAAGCCATTCAGGCAGCCGAACAAGCCTGGCAGGACCAGAAAAAACAGGTTCTTATATACACCCCCGATAACGACTGGGGAACGCGCTCCGCCATTGCATTCAGACAGCACTTTACCGCACTGGGCGGCACCATTCTTGATAGCTATACCTACGGCAGCGATGCCAACTATTCGGAACAGATTGCAACCCTGCTGGGCACAGAAAAGAGCAACGAACGCAATACCCAGCTCACCCGGATTATCGGGGAACGACCTGAGTTCGAGAGCCGCAGACGCCAGGATGTGGACGCCATCTTCCTCTCAGCACTGCCACAAACCGCTCGCCAGATCAAACCCACACTGGCGTTTCACTACGCTGGCAACATTCCGGTTTATGCCACATCTCAGATCTATTCAGGCACTGAGTCAGCGATTGAAGATCAGGACCTGAACGGCATTCGATTTGTTGCGACCCCCTGGTTAAGCAGCCCGCCATCCTCAGCCCATCTGCAACTGGCACAACTGCGGGACAACACTGAAAGCCGCTTTGGCCGGCTGTACGCCCTGGGCATAGATGCTTTCAACCTGTTCCCCTATCTTGCCCAACTCTCCGCTACACCATCAGCCAGAGTAGAAGGCGAAACCGGTTCACTCTCAATTGGCAGAGACAATCAGATTGTACGCACCCTTAACTGGGTTACCTTCAAGCAGGGAATTGCCCAACCGATAAACGGAAACAACTAA
- the mraZ gene encoding division/cell wall cluster transcriptional repressor MraZ — translation MFRGVNPINLDAKGRMAIPARYRDTITEHCCGQLVATIDTEERCLLLYPLAEWDDIQAKIQALSSFKPAVRRIQRLLIGHATDLDMDGNGRLLLPAPLREYAELSKKIVLLGQGNKFEIWSEERWLATREEYLAEADGGAELPEELQNLSL, via the coding sequence GTGTTTCGAGGGGTCAATCCTATCAATCTGGATGCTAAAGGCCGTATGGCCATACCAGCACGCTACCGTGACACGATCACGGAGCACTGCTGCGGCCAGTTGGTAGCAACGATTGATACCGAGGAACGTTGCCTGTTGCTCTATCCCCTTGCCGAATGGGACGATATTCAGGCTAAGATTCAGGCGCTGTCAAGTTTTAAGCCTGCGGTACGTCGTATTCAGCGATTACTGATTGGTCATGCGACCGATCTGGATATGGATGGAAATGGTCGGTTATTATTGCCTGCGCCGTTGCGTGAATATGCCGAGCTGAGTAAGAAAATCGTCTTGCTGGGGCAGGGTAACAAGTTTGAGATCTGGAGCGAAGAGCGCTGGTTGGCGACGCGCGAAGAGTATCTTGCAGAAGCTGACGGTGGCGCGGAGCTACCGGAAGAATTACAGAATTTATCACTTTAA
- the sspA gene encoding stringent starvation protein A — MGVVAKRSSMTFYSDGNDHYSHRVRIVLAEKGVAVEINDCDPNNLPEDLASLNPYNSLPTLLDRELVLYEPNVMMEYLDERFPHPPLLPVYPVARAESRLYMYRIQRDWCSLADVILTSEDADEADEARKALRDSLVAVSPIFGEKDFFMSEEFTLVDCCIAPLLWRLEILGVELPEAQCKDLIKYMTRLFEREAFQISLSEEEREMRD; from the coding sequence ATGGGTGTAGTGGCCAAGCGTTCTTCTATGACTTTTTACTCCGATGGTAATGATCATTACAGCCATCGGGTACGTATCGTTCTGGCAGAAAAAGGTGTTGCAGTTGAGATAAATGATTGTGATCCGAATAATTTGCCTGAGGATCTGGCTTCACTGAATCCGTACAACAGCTTGCCGACCCTTCTGGATCGTGAGTTGGTATTGTATGAGCCAAATGTGATGATGGAGTATCTGGATGAGCGTTTTCCTCATCCGCCGCTGCTGCCTGTCTATCCTGTTGCACGTGCTGAAAGTCGCCTGTATATGTACCGTATTCAGCGTGACTGGTGTTCTCTGGCGGATGTTATTCTGACCTCTGAAGATGCTGACGAGGCAGATGAAGCCCGCAAAGCGTTGCGTGACAGTCTGGTGGCAGTTTCACCGATTTTTGGTGAAAAAGATTTTTTCATGAGCGAAGAGTTTACGCTGGTGGATTGCTGTATCGCTCCGCTGCTGTGGCGTCTGGAGATCCTGGGTGTTGAATTGCCAGAGGCTCAGTGTAAAGATCTGATCAAGTATATGACTCGCCTGTTTGAGCGTGAGGCATTTCAGATCAGTCTGTCCGAAGAAGAGCGTGAAATGCGGGACTGA
- the rsmH gene encoding 16S rRNA (cytosine(1402)-N(4))-methyltransferase RsmH encodes MSAEYKHITVLLNEAVDTLVEDPDGFYIDGTFGRGGHSELVLSRLSEQGRLMGIDKDPEAIACAAERFGDDARFSIERGSFAQLEEFVRRRELAGKVDGVLLDLGVSSPQLDDPNRGFSFMADGPLDMRMNPDVGESAAEWIARAAEKEIADVLYTYGEERHSRRMARAIINEREQEPIVTTGRLAKIITEANPAWEKGKNPATRAFQGIRIFINRELEDLEDCLDQALDVLKPGGRLVVISFHSLEDRIVKRFIRKYVKGDEHLPPGIPVTDDMLNIRLKAVGKAVKAGQDEVSGNPRSRSAVMRAAKKVR; translated from the coding sequence ATGAGTGCAGAGTATAAGCATATCACGGTTCTGCTGAATGAGGCTGTGGATACCCTGGTCGAAGATCCGGACGGTTTCTATATTGATGGCACCTTTGGTCGTGGTGGCCATTCAGAGCTGGTGTTGAGCCGGTTGTCAGAACAGGGACGATTGATGGGGATTGATAAGGACCCTGAGGCGATTGCCTGCGCAGCCGAACGGTTTGGTGATGATGCGCGTTTCAGTATTGAACGGGGCTCATTTGCTCAACTGGAAGAGTTCGTGCGCCGGCGTGAACTGGCGGGTAAGGTTGATGGCGTGTTACTGGATCTGGGGGTTTCATCGCCGCAGCTGGATGACCCGAACCGGGGATTCAGTTTTATGGCGGATGGTCCGCTGGATATGCGGATGAATCCGGATGTGGGCGAGAGCGCTGCAGAGTGGATCGCCAGGGCGGCAGAGAAAGAAATTGCGGATGTGCTCTATACCTACGGTGAAGAGCGTCATTCGAGACGGATGGCCCGTGCCATTATTAATGAGCGAGAACAGGAGCCCATCGTAACAACCGGACGTCTGGCGAAAATTATTACCGAGGCCAACCCGGCATGGGAAAAGGGTAAAAATCCAGCGACCCGTGCTTTTCAGGGAATCCGGATCTTTATCAACCGGGAGCTGGAAGATCTGGAGGACTGTCTCGATCAGGCGCTGGACGTGTTAAAACCAGGCGGGCGTCTTGTGGTAATCAGCTTTCACTCACTGGAAGACCGGATTGTGAAGCGTTTCATCCGCAAATATGTGAAGGGTGATGAGCACCTGCCGCCGGGTATTCCAGTGACCGATGATATGTTGAATATACGTCTGAAAGCGGTGGGTAAGGCGGTTAAAGCGGGTCAGGATGAGGTGTCCGGTAATCCCCGTTCACGCAGTGCAGTCATGCGGGCAGCGAAAAAAGTACGATGA
- a CDS encoding UDP-N-acetylmuramoyl-L-alanyl-D-glutamate--2,6-diaminopimelate ligase — protein MSRAHFHLAELIPQLAGSDLAQLKISGICQDSRIVKPGDLFFARNGVNHKGIDFVCSAAAEGAVAAIVDDAELAAADSIDVTIPLIGVTDVAALIGEVASRFFGEPSLHMRVVGVTGTNGKTSCAHYIAQLLEGCGEVCGLIGTVGNGLLGQLSEASHTTPDAIGVHRLLAELRSEGATAVVMEVSSHALDQQRVSGVHFRAAGFTNLSRDHLDYHGDMENYGAAKARLFFDMDIEHQVVNADDPYGATILARKDGQDRIGFGESERALVRASGVKLSATGISARIETPQGTFGLDTGLIGRFNLSNLLLAIALIEKMGYPLNQIETALGNLTPVAGRMQLVSRKQPLVVVDYAHTPDALEKALEALRSHCEGLLWCVFGCGGDRDTGKRAQMAEVAERLADRIVVTSDNPRTEDPQHITSMIMAGFGSTENVICEADRKRAIEQAIAALQLQDILLIAGKGHENYQDIQGVKMPFDDLAVARDALGMPAEQTEKQERSR, from the coding sequence ATGAGCCGGGCCCACTTTCATCTGGCCGAACTGATACCGCAACTGGCTGGCAGTGATCTGGCGCAGCTGAAGATCAGCGGTATTTGTCAGGATAGTCGAATAGTTAAACCGGGCGATCTGTTTTTTGCCCGTAATGGTGTGAACCATAAAGGGATCGATTTTGTTTGCTCCGCTGCAGCAGAAGGGGCAGTTGCTGCGATTGTTGATGACGCAGAACTGGCTGCAGCGGACTCTATTGATGTGACCATCCCGCTGATCGGTGTGACAGATGTTGCCGCACTGATTGGCGAGGTGGCTTCGCGTTTCTTTGGGGAACCTTCTCTTCATATGCGGGTGGTGGGTGTTACCGGCACCAACGGTAAAACCTCCTGTGCCCACTATATCGCTCAGCTGCTGGAAGGGTGCGGAGAGGTCTGTGGCCTGATTGGAACCGTAGGCAATGGTCTGCTGGGGCAGCTTAGCGAAGCGAGCCATACCACGCCGGACGCCATTGGTGTGCATCGTCTGTTGGCTGAATTGCGCAGTGAAGGGGCAACAGCCGTGGTGATGGAGGTATCCAGTCACGCACTGGATCAGCAGCGGGTCAGTGGTGTGCATTTCAGGGCTGCAGGATTTACCAATCTGTCGCGGGATCACCTTGATTATCACGGTGATATGGAGAACTACGGTGCGGCTAAAGCACGACTGTTTTTCGACATGGATATTGAGCATCAGGTGGTGAATGCCGATGACCCTTATGGAGCAACTATTCTGGCGCGTAAAGATGGCCAGGACAGGATTGGTTTTGGCGAGTCTGAGCGGGCGCTAGTACGAGCCAGCGGGGTGAAGTTGTCGGCAACCGGAATTAGCGCCCGGATTGAGACGCCTCAGGGAACCTTTGGGCTGGATACAGGTCTTATCGGGCGCTTTAACCTGAGTAATCTGCTGCTGGCTATCGCTCTCATAGAAAAAATGGGTTACCCGCTGAATCAGATTGAGACTGCTCTGGGTAACCTGACGCCAGTTGCCGGACGGATGCAGTTGGTGTCCCGGAAGCAGCCGCTGGTTGTGGTGGATTATGCCCATACCCCGGATGCGCTGGAAAAAGCGCTTGAAGCCCTGCGCAGCCACTGCGAGGGACTGCTATGGTGTGTGTTTGGTTGTGGCGGTGACCGGGATACGGGTAAAAGAGCCCAGATGGCAGAAGTGGCAGAGCGGCTGGCTGATCGTATCGTGGTCACCAGCGACAACCCCCGGACAGAAGATCCGCAACACATTACCAGCATGATTATGGCGGGCTTTGGCAGTACAGAGAATGTGATCTGTGAAGCTGATCGAAAGCGCGCTATCGAACAGGCAATAGCGGCTCTGCAGCTGCAGGATATTTTATTGATTGCCGGAAAAGGACATGAAAATTATCAGGATATACAAGGTGTGAAGATGCCATTCGATGATCTGGCGGTGGCCAGAGACGCATTGGGTATGCCCGCTGAGCAGACTGAAAAGCAGGAGCGTTCACGGTGA
- the ftsL gene encoding cell division protein FtsL, translating to MKLSVPLPGWLKAQEEPQVDAVIEPVELVKPALMLFCMVCLVVVSSLLVIWSAHQYRILFNQQQELVQQWDELQVEWGQLLLEQGTLAANNRVESVAIKRLGMRIPEQVEVIRDER from the coding sequence ATGAAACTGAGTGTGCCGCTGCCGGGGTGGCTGAAGGCTCAGGAAGAGCCGCAGGTTGACGCGGTGATAGAGCCTGTTGAGCTGGTTAAGCCAGCGTTGATGCTGTTTTGTATGGTTTGTCTGGTTGTGGTGTCATCGCTGTTGGTTATCTGGTCTGCACATCAGTACCGGATTCTTTTTAACCAGCAGCAGGAATTGGTACAACAGTGGGATGAGTTGCAGGTTGAATGGGGGCAACTACTACTGGAGCAGGGGACGCTGGCCGCCAATAACAGGGTCGAGTCGGTGGCAATTAAACGCCTGGGAATGCGAATTCCTGAGCAGGTCGAGGTGATCAGAGATGAGCGATGA